From a region of the Mercurialis annua linkage group LG1-X, ddMerAnnu1.2, whole genome shotgun sequence genome:
- the LOC126665201 gene encoding DNA-directed RNA polymerase 3, chloroplastic gives MTQRAQFQYQNWPPKPPKINRTQHPHKNLHFLSIPTSHSLSNNSLSSSSFPLITKFPRNLLPFHPLHDATEEHLILENPIKKLESLINLELPTNHNHQILHQESPKRVFIEDPPWISALFFKSLYKVANKEVKLEFKDIEKKKYNLLRRRQIREETEAWEGMVEEYKGLVKEMCERKLAPNLPYVKSLFLGWFEPLKEAIEGEQNFQRSKKQKAAFAPHIELLPADKMAVIVMHKMMGLMMIGHEDGCVPVVQVAVQIGMAIEQEVRIHSFLEKTKNFQRKTATCDAQENLGKEKEILRKRVNCLIKRKRLSDVQKLVKNEEMKPWGRDKQAKLGCRLIELLTETAFVQPPVNQSADVPPDVRPAFRHKFKIVKNSPGQKMVKKYGVIECDSLILKGMDGSAKHMLIPYFPMLVPPKKWRGYDKGGHFFLPSYIMRTHGSRKQQDALKSIPANNMQKVYEALDTLGNTKWRVNRRVLDAVETIWARGGNIAGLVDREDIPIPEKPLSEDLTELQSWRWNVRKAKKTNRERHSQRCDTELKLSVARKLKNEEGFYYPHNLDFRGRAYPMHPHLTHLSSDLCRGILEFAGGRPLGKSGLRWLKIHLANLYSGGVEKLSHDGRLAFVENHLADIFDSAENPVNGNRWWLTAEDPFQCLAACINLSEALKSPSPHTVISHLPIHQDGSCNGLQHYAALGRNSPEAAAVNLVAGEKPADVYTEIAARVHELIEADSKKDPATNKNALLAKLLIDQVDRKLVKQTVMTSVYGVTYVGAREQIKRRLEEKGQITDDRLLFSAACYTAKVTLTALGELFQAARDIMSWLGDCAKVISSEDQPVRWTTPLGLPVLQPYYKTERHLIRTSLQVLALQREGNSVEVRKQRTAFPPNFVHSLDGTHMMMTAVACRDADLRFAGVHDSFWTHACDVDLMNQILREKFVDLYSMPILENLLEEFQTSYPALKFPPLPERGNFDLQEVLKSPYFFN, from the exons ATGACTCAAAGAGCTCAATTTCAGTACCAAAACTGGCCACCAAAACCTCCAAAAATCAACAGAACTCAACATCCCCATAAAAATCTCCACTTCCTTTCGATTCCCACTTCTCATTCTCTATCTAACAATTCACTCTCTTCCTCTTCTTTCCCTCTAATCACCAAATTCCCCAGAAATTTACTTCCTTTTCACCCTTTACATGACGCCACTGAAGAACATCTCATTCTAGAAAACCCTATTAAAAAGCTTGAATCTTTGATTAATTTAGAGTTACCCACTAACCACAATCATCAAATTTTGCATCAGGAATCACCTAAAAGAGTTTTTATCGAAGACCCACCTTGGATTTCAGCTCTTTTTTTCAAGAGTCTTTATAAAGTAGCTAATAAAGAAGTGAAATTGGAGTTCAAAGATATTGAGAAAAAGAAGTATAATTTGTTGCGGAGGCGGCAAATTAGAGAAGAGACTGAGGCATGGGAGGGAATGGTGGAGGAATATAAAGGTCTAGTGAAGGAAATGTGTGAGAGGAAGTTGGCTCCTAATTTGCCTTATGTTAAAAGCTTGTTTTTGGGTTGGTTTGAGCCGTTGAAAGAAGCTATAGAAGGGGAGCAGAATTTTCAGAGGTCAAAGAAGCAGAAGGCTGCATTTGCCCCTCATATTGAGCTGTTGCCAGCTGATAAAATGGCTGTGATTGTTATGCATAAGATGATGGGGCTGATGATGATTGGCCATGAAGATGGGTGCGTGCCCGTCGTCCAGGTTGCGGTGCAAATTGGCATGGCTATAGAGCAGGAG GTAAGAATTCACAGTTTCTTGGAAAAAACCAAGAATTTCCAGAGGAAGACTGCGACATGCGATGCTCAAGAAAATCTGGGAAAGGAGAAGGAGATACTCAGAAAACGTGTTAATTGTTTGATTAAAAGAAAGAGGCTGTCCGATGTGCAAAAGCTGgtgaaaaatgaagaaatgaaACCTTGGGGTCGAGATAAGCAGGCTAAG CTGGGATGTCGCCTGATAGAACTATTAACTGAAACAGCTTTTGTGCAACCTCCAGTTAACCAATCAGCAGATGTTCCACCAGATGTTCGACCGGCATTTAGGCACaaatttaagattgtaaaaaaTAGTCCAGG GCAGAAAATGGTGAAGAAGTATGGAGTTATAGAATGTGATTCCCTGATCCTCAAGGGGATGGATGGATCT GCTAAGCATATGTTGATTCCTTATTTTCCTATGCTGGTACCTCCAAAAAAGTGGAGAGG GTACGACAAGGGTGGGCACTTCTTCCTGCCTTCATACATCATGCGTACTCATGGTTCTAGGAAGCAACAGGATGCGCTTAAGAGTATTCCTGCAAACAATATGCAGAAAGTATATGAG GCCTTGGACACACTTGGGAACACTAAATGGAGGGTCAACAGAAGAGTCCTTGATGCTGTGGAGACTATATGGGCAAGGGGCGGCAACATTGCAGGCTTAGTTGACCGAGAAGAT ATCCCAATACCAGAGAAACCACTATCCGAGGATTTAACAGAACTTCAAAGCTGGAGATGGAATGTGAGGAAGGCAAAGAAGACAAATCGCGAGCGACATTCTCAACGATGCGACACTGAACTTAAGCTTTCT GTGGCTCGAAAACTGAAAAATGAGGAGGGATTTTATTATCCTCACAATCTTGATTTTCGAGGACGTGCATATCCAATGCATCCACATTTGACTCATCTAAGCTCTGATTTGTGTCGAGGAATTCTTGAATTTGCAGGAGGACGACCGTTAGGGAAATCTGGGTTACGGTGGCTGAAGATACATTTGGCAAACCTGTATTCAGGAGGAGTTGAAAAACTGTCTCATGATGGGCGCCTAGCATTTGTGGAAAATCATTTGGCTGACATATTTGATTCCGCTGAAAACCCTGTCAATGGAAACCGCTGGTGGTTAACAGCCGAGGATCCTTTCCAGTGCTTAGCTGCTTGTATTAATCTTTCAGAAGCCTTAAAGAGCCCATCACCACACACTGTCATCTCTCACCTGCCAATCCATCAG GATGGATCATGCAATGGCTTACAGCACTATGCAGCCCTGGGAAGAAACAGT CCGGAAGCAGCAGCAGTTAACTTAGTTGCCGGAGAGAAGCCAGCTGATGTTTATACAGAAATTGCTGCCAG GGTCCATGAATTAATAGAAGCAGACAGCAAAAAGGATCCCGCTACAAATAAAAATGCTTTATTAGCCAAGCTTTTAATCGATCAG GTGGATAGGAAACTGGTTAAACAAACAGTGATGACTTCAGTATATGGTGTTACTTACGTTGGGGCACGTgaacaaataaaaagaagatTAGAGGAGAAAGGCCAAATTACCGATGACAGATTGCTTTTCAGTGCAGCTTGTTATACTGCTAAG GTGACATTGACTGCCTTGGGAGAATTATTTCAAGCTGCACGTGATATAATGAGTTGGCTAGGTGATTGTGCAAAG GTTATTTCTTCAGAAGATCAACCCGTGAGGTGGACAACTCCCTTAGGTCTTCCTGTTTTGCAGCCCTATTATAAGACTGAAAGGCACCTT ATAAGAACTTCACTTCAGGTTTTAGCCCTGCAACGGGAGGGTAACTCA GTAGAGGTCAGAAAACAGAGGACTGCGTTCCCACCAAATTTTGTGCATTCCCTTGATGGTACACACATGATGATGACTGCCGTGGCTTGTCGGGATGCTGATCTGCGATTTGCAG GTGTGCATGACTCTTTCTGGACACATGCCTGTGATGTAGATCTGATGAATCAAATCCTCAGGGAAAAGTTTGTGGATCTTTATAGCATGCCAATACTTGAGAAT